A stretch of the Xanthocytophaga agilis genome encodes the following:
- a CDS encoding TIR domain-containing protein, with translation MARHVFFSFHYKDVVDFRANVVRNAWLTKDKESVFYDKSIWEESQLKGVAALKKLIEDGLHHTSITTVLIGSNTFERPWVKYEIFKSFEDGNGLFGIYINKIKCKNGNILPRGPNPFDYLGVKVAIDGKTIDFYEYVDSKWQIFKKLPQISNKRSNTVYFSSGILSTAWGKFYKLSQLFPTYCWVDNSGYDNFTRWVENAYLQRGYEK, from the coding sequence ATGGCTAGACATGTTTTTTTTAGTTTCCATTATAAAGATGTAGTTGATTTTCGTGCTAATGTTGTTAGAAATGCTTGGTTGACCAAAGACAAAGAATCTGTTTTTTATGATAAATCTATTTGGGAGGAGTCACAACTAAAAGGCGTAGCAGCATTAAAAAAATTGATTGAGGATGGGCTTCATCATACATCTATAACAACTGTATTAATAGGATCAAATACTTTTGAGCGTCCCTGGGTAAAATATGAGATCTTTAAAAGTTTTGAAGATGGCAATGGTTTGTTTGGAATTTACATTAATAAGATAAAATGTAAAAATGGAAATATTCTTCCAAGAGGTCCAAACCCTTTTGATTATCTAGGAGTTAAGGTTGCTATCGATGGAAAAACGATTGATTTTTATGAATATGTTGATAGCAAATGGCAAATATTTAAAAAACTACCTCAAATAAGCAATAAGAGGTCTAATACCGTTTATTTTTCTTCTGGTATTCTATCAACTGCTTGGGGCAAATTCTATAAACTTTCCCAGTTATTCCCAACATATTGTTGGGTAGATAATAGTGGATACGATAATTTTACTCGCTGGGTAGAAAATGCATATTTACAACGTGGTTATGAAAAATAA
- a CDS encoding HD domain-containing protein, whose amino-acid sequence MQFDYRDNYYGSILDPLHGDIKLSEIEKWCISQPIFSRLRKIKQNTFLYYVFPSANHTRFEHSIGVMHLAGKIFDSCKENYATGNKKQEKYSLQTNPNFFDLNTLQGQEQVYYQELRLAALLHDIGHGPMSHLFDEFSISKEAFLKIVDGDKQLQKYKVGFENLIDKNNGKVEHEVISCAFIFYLIDKMKNVYIHTPQKFSNSSQYVVDSLSSERIVKMIEPKFEGLEDIKHNDLVYTEFFSKIVTGFPIDADRMDYLLRDSYFSGVTYGVYDINRIFASFLAYKNKKNEVDLCFKESGLESMLRFIQSRSHLYNQVYFHKTNRAANTMLTYGTRPTCSCGTKSKLLDECENLEKLLEFYTINSDEYFLNRTVKKQLAQSMTQKKVIEELVNRKLFKRVYQKKIVLGVYSDKELETRKIKEIRQKIDNQLNSLFELDNICAVSDYYENFTFKEADSKSITLAKKKNKKYEFIEDWKKAGKEFAILDITVGVLRIYLRRTFKDSDEFQTFEERIRAVLRQEIEDLEKYED is encoded by the coding sequence ATGCAGTTTGATTATAGAGATAACTATTATGGGAGTATTTTAGACCCATTACATGGTGACATAAAACTTTCAGAAATTGAAAAATGGTGCATTTCGCAACCCATATTTTCCAGATTAAGAAAAATAAAACAAAACACTTTCCTCTATTATGTTTTTCCTTCTGCCAATCATACACGATTTGAACATTCTATTGGAGTAATGCATCTGGCAGGAAAAATTTTTGATTCTTGTAAAGAAAATTATGCAACAGGTAATAAGAAGCAAGAAAAATATTCACTACAAACAAATCCTAATTTTTTCGATTTAAATACATTACAAGGTCAAGAACAAGTTTATTATCAAGAATTAAGATTAGCCGCATTATTACATGATATAGGACATGGACCTATGTCTCATCTATTTGATGAGTTTTCAATTTCTAAAGAGGCATTTTTAAAGATAGTTGATGGAGATAAACAACTACAGAAATATAAAGTAGGTTTTGAAAATCTTATTGATAAAAATAATGGTAAAGTTGAGCATGAAGTAATATCATGTGCATTTATCTTTTATTTAATTGATAAAATGAAAAACGTATATATTCATACACCACAAAAGTTTTCTAATTCGAGCCAATATGTTGTTGATAGCCTTTCTTCAGAAAGAATTGTAAAGATGATTGAACCTAAATTTGAGGGTTTAGAAGATATAAAACATAATGATCTTGTTTATACGGAGTTTTTCTCAAAGATTGTTACAGGCTTTCCTATTGATGCGGATAGAATGGATTATTTGCTTAGAGATAGCTATTTTTCGGGAGTTACATATGGAGTCTATGATATAAATAGGATATTTGCATCATTCTTAGCTTATAAGAATAAAAAGAATGAAGTTGATTTATGTTTTAAGGAAAGTGGACTAGAATCCATGCTGAGATTTATTCAATCAAGATCACATTTATATAATCAAGTCTATTTTCATAAGACTAACCGAGCCGCAAATACTATGCTTACGTATGGAACTAGGCCAACATGTAGCTGTGGTACCAAAAGCAAGCTTTTAGATGAATGCGAAAATTTAGAAAAGCTTCTAGAATTTTATACTATAAATAGTGATGAATATTTTCTCAATAGAACAGTAAAAAAACAGCTAGCTCAATCAATGACACAAAAAAAAGTAATTGAAGAGTTAGTTAATAGGAAGCTTTTCAAGCGTGTATATCAGAAGAAAATTGTTTTAGGGGTTTACAGTGATAAAGAGTTAGAAACTAGAAAAATTAAAGAAATACGGCAAAAAATAGATAATCAACTGAATTCACTTTTTGAGCTTGATAACATTTGTGCGGTATCTGATTACTATGAAAACTTTACTTTCAAAGAGGCCGATTCTAAAAGTATCACTCTTGCAAAAAAGAAAAATAAAAAGTACGAATTTATTGAAGATTGGAAAAAGGCGGGAAAAGAATTTGCAATCCTAGATATAACTGTAGGAGTACTAAGAATATACTTACGTAGGACCTTTAAAGATTCAGATGAATTTCAAACTTTTGAAGAAAGAATACGTGCTGTATTAAGACAAGAAATTGAGGATTTAGAGAAATATGAGGATTAG
- a CDS encoding helix-turn-helix transcriptional regulator, whose product MTILPFSRQATKYTPNQTSHTMNLKDIGERIRLFRMDILNLSQREFAQRMGVAQGNLSSLEKGHQLPSCFFLWCLHATYQANVHWLFTGIGEPVVTTTSICEHDYTGKSSKQ is encoded by the coding sequence ATGACCATACTTCCGTTCAGCAGACAAGCAACTAAATACACACCAAACCAAACCAGCCATACTATGAACCTAAAAGACATCGGCGAACGCATCCGCCTCTTTCGAATGGATATACTCAACCTATCTCAACGCGAATTTGCTCAGCGCATGGGAGTAGCCCAGGGCAATCTGTCTTCTCTGGAAAAAGGTCACCAGCTACCAAGCTGCTTCTTTCTCTGGTGCCTTCATGCCACCTATCAGGCCAATGTGCATTGGCTCTTTACAGGAATTGGAGAGCCGGTGGTGACGACAACGAGTATATGTGAGCACGACTATACTGGAAAAAGTAGTAAGCAATAG
- a CDS encoding YciI family protein, whose protein sequence is MKEYILLFRHENANGKVSPEQMQQWMKQQMDWIDSIAAQNKFVSGTGLLFEDAKVVSHKKVVTNGPFGDVKETLGGYIVVKANSADEAAEFAKGAPVLQGEGNTVEVRQIMIAS, encoded by the coding sequence ATGAAAGAGTATATTCTTCTTTTCAGGCACGAGAATGCCAACGGAAAAGTTTCTCCTGAGCAAATGCAACAATGGATGAAACAACAAATGGATTGGATAGACAGTATTGCTGCACAAAACAAATTTGTCAGTGGAACCGGACTCTTGTTTGAGGATGCCAAAGTGGTCAGTCACAAAAAGGTCGTCACCAACGGTCCCTTTGGGGATGTCAAGGAAACCCTTGGCGGTTACATTGTTGTAAAAGCCAACTCTGCTGACGAGGCTGCTGAATTTGCGAAAGGTGCACCTGTTCTGCAAGGCGAAGGAAATACAGTGGAAGTGCGACAAATAATGATAGCCAGCTAA
- a CDS encoding RNA polymerase sigma factor, which yields MQSDTLIPHLFRTEYSKLVSVLTRSFGIEHIEIAEDIASETFLIALNTWPYKGQPANPTAWLYTVAKNRIKNHFVRNRIFKTKVSQKVRDEKIPDEIDIDFSANAIADSQLQMLFTVCHPSISTEAQICLALRILCGLGLAEIADALLSNKETVHKRLQRAREKLCSEQITIEILDSKVIKERLETVLQTIYLVFSEGYYSERNNSIVRKELCIEALNLTYLLLGNELTNTHATNALLSLLCFQSSRLEARTSEDGNLILYDDQDRKLWDKEFIEKGFYYLQQASKWEITSPYYLEASIAYWHTVDNTNAAKWPSILKLYDALLSIHPSPIGALNRIWALSKVHGNAAAIQEAESLHLQTNHFYFVLLAELYTQIDSSLSVSYLKKALTLCKTDTEKKMIQEQIRKRTVSI from the coding sequence GTGCAAAGCGATACCCTAATTCCTCACCTGTTTAGAACAGAGTACAGCAAACTTGTGTCTGTGCTCACTAGATCTTTCGGTATTGAACATATTGAAATCGCCGAAGATATAGCCAGTGAAACTTTTTTAATAGCTCTTAATACCTGGCCTTACAAAGGCCAACCCGCCAATCCGACTGCCTGGCTTTATACAGTAGCAAAGAATAGAATAAAAAATCATTTTGTCCGCAACCGCATCTTTAAAACGAAGGTATCTCAAAAAGTAAGGGATGAAAAAATACCGGATGAAATTGACATTGACTTTTCTGCCAATGCTATTGCCGACAGCCAACTCCAGATGCTTTTTACGGTTTGCCATCCTTCTATTTCAACAGAAGCACAAATTTGTCTGGCTTTAAGAATACTGTGTGGCTTAGGATTAGCTGAAATTGCAGACGCTTTATTATCCAACAAAGAAACCGTTCACAAAAGACTGCAACGGGCCCGGGAAAAACTTTGTTCGGAGCAGATTACAATCGAAATACTGGATAGTAAAGTAATAAAAGAACGGTTGGAAACTGTTTTACAAACCATCTATCTGGTATTCAGTGAAGGGTACTATTCAGAAAGGAATAACTCAATTGTCAGAAAAGAACTTTGCATTGAAGCCTTAAATTTAACCTATCTGCTGTTGGGAAACGAGTTAACAAACACCCATGCTACCAATGCGTTACTGTCCTTGTTGTGCTTCCAGTCTTCCCGTTTAGAAGCGCGTACGTCAGAAGACGGTAATCTGATTTTATACGATGATCAGGATAGAAAGCTCTGGGATAAAGAATTTATAGAAAAAGGATTTTATTATTTACAGCAGGCATCTAAATGGGAAATCACCTCACCGTATTATCTGGAAGCCAGCATTGCCTATTGGCATACGGTTGATAATACGAATGCAGCAAAATGGCCGAGTATATTAAAATTGTATGATGCTTTGTTATCCATTCATCCTTCACCAATTGGAGCTTTAAACCGGATCTGGGCTTTGTCAAAGGTACACGGAAACGCAGCGGCCATACAGGAAGCCGAAAGCTTACATTTGCAGACAAATCACTTTTACTTTGTTCTTTTGGCTGAACTTTACACTCAAATCGATTCCAGCCTATCTGTATCCTATTTAAAAAAGGCACTTACTCTTTGCAAAACAGACACTGAGAAAAAAATGATACAGGAACAGATCAGAAAGCGAACCGTATCCATATAG
- a CDS encoding SDR family NAD(P)-dependent oxidoreductase: MLETNLTGAFLGIRSVAPSMRKAGGGSIVNVSSIAGLHAIPNLLAYGASKWGLRGLTRTTAYELAHNKIRVNAVHPGIIDTPLAHDLVTGNNLVPVDKFAIPRQASTREISNYVLFVASEDAAFSTASEFVADGGFGLGPIL; this comes from the coding sequence GTGCTTGAAACGAACCTGACCGGTGCCTTTCTGGGCATACGCAGCGTTGCCCCATCTATGCGGAAGGCTGGCGGCGGCTCCATTGTCAATGTGTCTTCCATTGCAGGCCTGCATGCTATACCAAATCTGCTGGCGTATGGAGCCAGTAAATGGGGCCTGCGGGGACTGACCAGAACAACCGCTTATGAGCTGGCGCACAATAAAATCCGGGTGAATGCCGTTCACCCCGGCATCATTGACACCCCATTGGCGCATGATCTGGTAACGGGCAATAATCTGGTGCCCGTTGACAAGTTTGCCATTCCGCGTCAGGCTTCTACCCGGGAAATTTCCAACTATGTTCTGTTTGTCGCTTCGGAAGACGCTGCTTTCTCTACCGCCTCTGAATTTGTAGCTGATGGTGGTTTTGGCTTAGGTCCTATCTTGTAA
- a CDS encoding Crp/Fnr family transcriptional regulator — MFATLIDYLHEKGKLTPEEMELVANASVQKKVRKNQYLLEEGEVSDFVGFVVKGSFRLFRIGDDKQEHVMRFAIENWWISDFTSFMSGQPSNCYIEALEHSELIRFSKEKWDNLLAAAPNFKQIIEALTAKNFEAHQNRIFSTISEPAEVRYEKFVREYPTLYNRIPLYMIASFLGLTRETLSRVRKQSSKRSPEVSKVSPRKGGLS, encoded by the coding sequence ATGTTTGCGACGCTTATAGATTATCTTCATGAAAAAGGAAAGTTGACGCCGGAAGAAATGGAATTGGTTGCCAATGCCTCGGTCCAAAAAAAGGTCCGGAAAAACCAATATCTGCTGGAAGAAGGCGAGGTAAGTGATTTTGTCGGATTCGTCGTTAAAGGCAGTTTCCGTTTATTCCGTATCGGAGATGACAAACAGGAACATGTAATGAGGTTCGCCATCGAGAACTGGTGGATATCCGATTTTACGAGTTTTATGTCCGGGCAGCCCTCAAATTGTTATATCGAAGCCCTGGAGCACAGTGAACTGATTCGTTTCTCTAAAGAAAAATGGGATAATCTGCTTGCTGCTGCACCCAACTTCAAGCAGATTATAGAAGCGCTGACTGCAAAAAATTTTGAAGCCCATCAGAACAGGATCTTCAGTACCATCAGCGAGCCGGCCGAAGTACGTTATGAAAAATTCGTGCGGGAGTACCCCACCCTGTACAACCGAATTCCTTTGTATATGATCGCGTCTTTTCTGGGCCTTACCCGTGAAACCCTGAGCCGGGTAAGGAAGCAGTCCAGCAAAAGAAGCCCGGAAGTTTCAAAGGTATCACCAAGGAAAGGAGGCTTATCCTAA
- a CDS encoding MFS transporter yields the protein MVNVESGPLWNAVFALSLAVSALIISEFLPVSLLTPIARELDIAEGMAGQTISITALVAMAASLITPTVSGRFNRRNVLLMLGFLQVIANLMVGCAHSYAMLLSGRVILGIGLGGFWSLCVATVMCLVPPGSLPKALSVVFGAVSVATVIAAPLSSLLENIIGWRNVFFAAASLGATALL from the coding sequence ATGGTGAACGTTGAGTCCGGCCCTTTATGGAACGCGGTTTTCGCTTTATCGCTTGCAGTATCCGCTCTGATCATATCGGAGTTCTTACCGGTAAGCCTTTTGACACCCATTGCACGGGAACTGGATATTGCCGAAGGGATGGCTGGACAAACCATATCTATCACTGCCTTGGTGGCCATGGCAGCCAGTTTGATAACCCCGACTGTTTCTGGCCGGTTTAACCGGCGAAATGTATTGCTCATGCTCGGATTTCTGCAGGTGATCGCCAACTTGATGGTAGGCTGTGCACACAGCTATGCAATGCTGTTAAGCGGCCGAGTCATCCTTGGCATCGGGTTGGGCGGATTCTGGAGTTTGTGTGTGGCTACTGTGATGTGCCTGGTACCGCCAGGCTCATTGCCAAAGGCATTATCCGTTGTTTTCGGAGCAGTGTCCGTTGCCACTGTTATAGCTGCACCGCTCAGCAGTTTGCTTGAGAACATCATTGGCTGGCGCAATGTCTTTTTTGCGGCCGCTAGCCTGGGTGCCACGGCGCTGCTGTAG